One Anaerolineae bacterium DNA window includes the following coding sequences:
- a CDS encoding sulfite exporter TauE/SafE family protein, whose amino-acid sequence MGMVKVLGIGSGWQILLGAAAVFLAGLTYGLTGFGFALVATPVMVILLSPRVAVPAVLLMSMANGLFLLLATWRDVQPRRILLLTLAGIAATPAGAYFLAWGSAGALKCFIGAVITLFALAFLLGFQRPLRQEGPASIPVGLVSGFLNGSTGMSGPPVILFFTNQGLEKQAFRANLVAYFMALNVVTLPLYVYHGLMTRQVGLYALAALPALALGTWAGLRLSGRVNPRVFRLITLLLVLMAGVSSALSGLGIF is encoded by the coding sequence ATGGGAATGGTCAAGGTGCTGGGCATTGGCAGTGGCTGGCAAATCCTGTTGGGCGCGGCGGCTGTCTTCCTCGCCGGCCTGACCTATGGGCTGACCGGCTTCGGCTTCGCGCTGGTGGCGACGCCGGTCATGGTGATCCTGCTGTCGCCGCGGGTGGCGGTGCCGGCGGTGCTGTTGATGAGCATGGCCAACGGCCTGTTCCTTCTCCTCGCCACTTGGCGCGATGTCCAGCCGCGCCGCATCCTGCTCCTGACGCTGGCCGGCATCGCGGCGACGCCGGCGGGCGCCTATTTCCTGGCCTGGGGTTCCGCCGGCGCGCTGAAATGCTTCATTGGTGCCGTCATCACGCTCTTCGCCCTGGCGTTCCTCCTGGGCTTTCAGCGGCCCCTCCGGCAGGAAGGGCCGGCCTCCATCCCGGTGGGGCTGGTCAGCGGCTTCCTCAACGGCAGTACCGGTATGAGCGGCCCGCCCGTCATCCTCTTTTTCACCAATCAGGGTCTGGAGAAGCAGGCCTTCCGCGCCAATCTGGTGGCCTATTTCATGGCGCTGAACGTGGTGACTCTGCCGCTGTATGTCTATCACGGCCTGATGACGCGCCAGGTCGGCCTGTACGCGCTGGCGGCATTGCCGGCGCTGGCCCTGGGGACGTGGGCCGGCCTGCGCCTGTCCGGGCGGGTGAATCCCCGCGTGTTCCGCCTTATCACGCTTCTGCTGGTGCTGATGGCCGGCGTTTCCTCGGCCCTGAGCGGCCTCGGCATCTTTTAG
- a CDS encoding lamin tail domain-containing protein, translated as MSRRFTLWPLCLLVILCITAVAFARGNLLTNPDFEAGKLGWVSLAGSFEVVSSPVHGGAGAAKVRGTIAQYVDSVYAGAGYTFTAWAVKNDPAVSSVRLVLDWKDAGGNSLRRDASSPLSTNSPDYRPLTLGPVTAPAGAKRVQAILESAGSGYSYFDDAALDMTSPPPTPTATPTATATSQPAPSPTRTATSTPTPPPTPTPTALPAGALTINELAYQPAPSSGTPEAHREWAELYNALPISLDLRNFRLSDGEDTDTLPAFVLPSGGFVVIVGSRQAFLADYPGFAGLLIELGDAELGNGLNNAGDALILRDPVGRPVDALSYGDDASVFATPCPLVAAGHSLEREPAGWDTDRADDFVERETPSPGGTPAPTPTLTPTSTYTVTATPSVTPTATPSVVPSAAPSPAPTHTPTPTATATPEPTRLRCFLPLLRRG; from the coding sequence ATGTCTCGACGCTTCACCCTCTGGCCCCTGTGTCTGCTGGTCATCCTGTGCATCACTGCCGTCGCCTTTGCGCGGGGCAATCTGCTGACCAACCCCGATTTTGAAGCGGGAAAATTGGGATGGGTGTCACTAGCGGGGTCGTTTGAGGTTGTTTCCTCGCCCGTACATGGAGGAGCCGGCGCGGCGAAGGTACGGGGGACCATTGCGCAGTACGTGGACAGTGTCTATGCCGGCGCCGGCTACACCTTCACCGCCTGGGCGGTGAAAAATGACCCAGCCGTCTCCTCGGTGCGCCTGGTGTTGGACTGGAAAGATGCCGGCGGAAATTCCCTGCGGCGCGATGCCTCCAGCCCGCTCAGCACGAACTCCCCGGACTACCGCCCGCTCACGTTGGGGCCGGTGACCGCGCCGGCGGGCGCAAAGCGCGTGCAGGCGATCCTGGAGAGTGCCGGCTCCGGATACTCCTATTTCGACGATGCGGCGTTGGATATGACCAGCCCGCCGCCTACGCCCACCGCTACGCCCACCGCGACTGCCACATCCCAACCGGCCCCAAGCCCCACGCGTACCGCCACCTCGACGCCTACGCCGCCTCCCACCCCGACGCCCACCGCGCTGCCGGCCGGCGCGCTGACCATCAACGAACTGGCCTACCAGCCGGCACCATCTTCCGGGACGCCGGAAGCGCACCGCGAATGGGCGGAGCTGTACAATGCCCTGCCGATCTCCCTCGACCTGCGGAATTTTCGCCTGAGCGATGGAGAGGACACGGACACCCTGCCGGCCTTCGTCCTGCCGTCGGGAGGATTCGTGGTCATTGTGGGTTCGCGCCAGGCCTTCCTGGCCGATTATCCCGGTTTCGCCGGTCTCCTCATTGAATTAGGGGATGCGGAGCTGGGCAATGGGCTGAACAACGCCGGCGACGCGCTCATCCTGCGCGATCCGGTGGGCCGGCCGGTGGATGCCCTCTCGTACGGGGATGATGCCAGCGTGTTCGCCACCCCCTGTCCGCTGGTAGCAGCCGGCCATTCATTGGAGCGGGAGCCGGCCGGCTGGGACACCGACCGCGCCGATGATTTTGTGGAACGGGAGACGCCATCGCCGGGGGGCACGCCGGCGCCCACCCCAACGCTGACCCCGACATCCACTTACACCGTAACCGCCACTCCCTCCGTCACGCCAACCGCCACCCCAAGCGTTGTACCCAGCGCCGCACCCTCGCCTGCGCCAACGCACACACCGACGCCGACGGCCACCGCGACACCCGAACCCACCCGTCTGCGCTGTTTTCTGCCGCTCCTGCGCCGGGGCTAA